In Aspergillus fumigatus Af293 chromosome 6, whole genome shotgun sequence, the genomic window TGCGCTGGTCTCCAGTTCGGGTGTGCCATGGAAACGTTATTCGGAGGGCCTTCCTGGTCGTATATTCGTATATTCGTATATTCGTATATTCGTATATTCGTATATAATACAAATTGGTGGCGCAAGCAGGAACGAACACAAGAGCCTCTGGTGCCACACGCTTAGCGACCAACTATACCCCTAGTGCCTGTCAGGGCAACTCTCACAAACAGTCTAAATATACTTGAACAAATGCACACAACTGCTTGCTAGTGGCAAGCGAGCACTGGCGAAGATGCCATGGCAAATCGACTCCAGTGTAAGTATGCTATGCCGAACACCAGTGCTGCTTGGCAGGGTTGTGTGCCACAGTATCCTGCATTAGAAGCCCAATGGTACGAGCCTACTGCGACTCATCCTGGGCCGGTGTCTTACAGAATCAAAGTATGGGCCCGTCTGCttccagaaaaagaataTACCTCAGCTGGCCAAGCCACACCTTAACTGGGCTAGCACTGACATGAAAGGACGGTCATCCTGCTTTCTTTGTGTTGCCAGAAAGTGACAATAGCAAATACCATTTGGCTGCGGTTTGGATTCTTCGTGTGATTCTATAGATGAATGAAGTACAATGTGCTATGGAGAAGCAATATTAGCATTGCTGTTACCATAAGCTAAGATGGGTCTCTTGCGTCGACCTAGTATACCTAGGCCTGAAACTACCACTGCGTCCACATTGTTTCTCAGTGGCTTTTAATCATTGCTAATGCGGATCTCACTGATTATCATCCTTGTCCGTCATTGGAAATCCTACTTCCGCCATATAAATATCCAGAGCGGAGCGTAATACTTCTGGAGGCAGAATCTTCCTTTGTCAGTTAGGAACcttctgcttccttctcttcaacTCTCTTCAactcttttctcttcaacTTCCTTTCTATTTTATTTGCTCATCATTTATTTTGAGCCTGTTGTTATTGTTACAATTCATACCCTTCACATGAAAATGCCGGATACAGGGGATTCTGAGGAGgccttctttgccttctATCGCTACGACCCTAGCATGAGTGCCGCCGTGCTTTTCACCCTCCTTTTCATTGGCACAACTGGGTATCATGCTTTTCAAATGTTTAAGACTCGAACGTGGTTTTTCATTCCCTTTGTTATTGGTGGCATATGTGGGTGCACCTTCTGCAATCCTTAGGCCCAGAACACTGCTAACCTACTCAGTCGAAATCATTGGATATATCGGACGTGCAATGTCCAGCAAAGAGACCCCAGATTGGACTCTTGGACCGTATATCGTGCAGACGCTCTTTCTTTTGCTGGCTCCAGCCCTTCTAGCGGCCTCGGTATATGTGCTTCTTGGTCGCATCATTCTGTTGCTGCAAGCCGAATCTCATGCCCTGTTGGGGAGGAAATGGTTAACTAAGATTTTTGTAACGGGCGATGTGCTCTCATTCTTACTTCAAGGAGCTGGTAAGCATCTCATAGCAAAACATCGGAACATGGAATGGCAAGCTGATATAATCTAGGTGGGGGCATTCAGAGCAGTGGAAATTTAGACAACTTGAAGAACGGCGAgcgcatcatcgtcgtcggccTCTTCGTCcaaatcttcttctttggtTTTTTTCATCATCACAGCAAGCCATTTTTACTGGAAGATCAAGAAATATCCCATCCCACGCTCTTGTACACCGGAAATTCCCTGGGGCAAACACCTACATGTTCTTTATCTGACGAGCTTCTTGATCATGATCCGCTCCGTTTTCCGACTGGCAGAATACCTTCAAGGAAATAACGGTTACCTCTTACACCATGAGATCTACTTATATATTTTCGATGCCCTTCTGATGTTCATCACGATGGTCACCTTCAATGTTGTACACCCTTGCGAGGTTGGGCGCCTACTGAGAAGTACCGTCAATTACGAATTGACACACAGGCCAGAGACATGTGCTAATAAGCCATATGCAAGCTCCCTGGTGAGGTGAATGGCCTATACCACGTTCCTGCTCGTTTTCCTAGCACACGAAGCAGGTAATTGAACTTGGCTTCCATAGACTGCTGCACTTGATACCGCTTGCATACTTGTTTTCATTTTCCCGCTTTGCTTGCATTCCATGCTCGTTCTTGGGTTCATAGAGATCTATATAATTTTTCATCATAATACAGTCACCTTGCATCTTGATTGAGTCGCCTCAGAGTCGAGGGACATATGTATATAAAACTCATTCAGTGTTGGCTTAGATAGGCATACTATACCTGGCTCACATACATTTAGCCCAACATGAGTTGGCCTCAAAGTCGGCTGATAATCTTAAATTGATCAAAGATAGGAGTTCGTGatttattactatatatgCCATAACCGGAGTAACCCAGATAACTATTCGATATGTAATACATACTTCAATACCCTGCCTTTAAGACTATGTTCTGGATATCATTTTATGAACAGCCCATCCCTGTAGAATCCTGGTTGTATTATCCTTATGGTGTATATGGTATATACTTTGTATTCTAAAAAGTGGAAATGTATGCTCTAACTACTGACCTGAGATACTCCTAGTCAAGATAATGTACCTGTGAAGAGCATAATTGTTAATATACTATAGAACAGGATGTAGACCATTAGTCACCATCTAGTGCTGAATGAGCATCGCCTCTTATATCACTAAGACCCTTTGCCTTCTTGACCAAGGAATACTATGCTTCAGTGATTATCCTTAATCATCATGGCAGGTGCTGTTATAACGGAAATTCCTACTAGAATATATTCCTAACTTAAACAGAAGGGGCTGGTAAGGACAGCCATCAAGGGTAAGAGCAAGTACAGAAATTTGATCTTGGGATATAACTTTTCACCAATCTGAAGCTTTTGCTCTCCTATAGCCAATGTTTGTTtcattttgcttttttcATAGGTGGACTCCGCCCTTTTTCCTCCCCGCTAAATATGTATACGAAAACGAGTGGGTCTGTGGCCACTACTCCGTCCCTTGGCGGGCTTGGCGAAACTATCTGGCGACTATCGAATCCGCTTGTTTAGCCGAATTCTGGCTgggccaatcagaatgctCCATTGTACCATGGATCCAACATGCCGAATTGAAAGTATTTTACAGAGTTTTTATTTAGTCAATTATAAATAGCTAGTTAGATATATAAACTGCCAGAAACCAGACCTTCTATTGATCACAAATCATACCCGTTCGTAGCGAGTACCATACAGTCGCTGTTTTCAGAGATCGGATGACACTTACTTTCTATCTTCGTTCCATTCCACGTAGAGAAGAATAGACTTCACAATATTGGCTCACTCCGCTGCTTTTTTCCATAGCAACAGCATTGGCTTCCTGGAGAACTATCGCATAGAAGCCATGGAGAGTTCTGCCAGAAATTCCTTTCCCTGTGAGATAAGATGTTATTGGCATGTCGCTTTGGCAGGAGGACGTGTtcatgttcttgatgatTGACGTCTGGTGTCAGACCAGAATGACTGGTCAATTGTGTATGTATAGCTTCTGGACCGTAGGTTTTTCCTATTATACTTCTGTTTGAGTAACGGCTTACGGCTGTTGGAGTGGGTTCGATCCATTGTGGAGAGTTGATTATGGGCCAAGCGAGTGGATAATCAAGAGCATGGATTATTCATACTATACAATGCAGTGGCTGGGGAACTGTCGAGAGTCTATGAAATTTGGAAAATATCGAGCATTCAGGGTTGAATCTTCTACGAACGCCTTGACATGGCCGTTCTTACCATCGGTTCCCTCTGTACAAATCCAGCGATGCCTCTGAAGACAGCGTCGACAGCTAGAATCTGTTTCAGCCTTTTAGGGCTCATTGTCCAAGCTTGTCAGGGCAGTGTGGGTAGCATAGAACGCGCCCTTAGGATTATAGTACTCGTCGAacatcaatggcttcgcaCCCTCTAGCCAGGTGTAAGCATACTTATCTGTAAATCCCCAGAAACTGATATCGGTGATTCTAGCATCAAGAGCCTCAGTGATAACGGCGCTGTAGATATCGGTGTGGAGTGTGGTGTTAAGCGTGTGGACATCCATTTCAGCGATGGATACTTCCAGCACGAGAGCCTTGTAGGAGTGGACTATATCCGTAATCACTTCCGGTATGGGGCAACCTCAGTAATGTGCATCTGTAGAGCGACACCGTCGATGGGGATATCTTTCGCTACAAGCCTAGAGACTAAATCATAGAGCTCTTGACGTTTGCCCGGACGTGATTCGACGAGATTCTCGTTGATAAACAGTTTGGCACCCGGGCACACTGTTCGGGCAATACGGAAAGCCTCTCCGATATAATCAGGGCCAAGCACGTTGTAGAAGCCATTGGTCTGTAGGCCGCTGCCATTTGTCTAGAGTGCTTCGGTGACAACGTCCCATCGATCAACCTTGCCAGTGTATCGGTGCATGATCGCCTGAAATGATCGACCATGGCGGCGCGAAACAGCTTGGGGTTGGTGATGTTGAGCAGGTAGTCGGGGTTGCAGCAGCTCGAGATGAGTCCATGTCCCTTGACCACCATGTCATTGTTCTCCGCAAAGCCAACAAGGCGGTCGATCGTGTCCCAATTGTAGTGCCCTGGCGTCGGGTGGATGAACGGCCACTTCATCTCATTCTCGGGGGAAAGACTCTGGAACTGCTCGGCGAGGATGGTTGCAAACTGAGGATTATCGAGATAGGTCTGATTGATGGCTCCGGATCCGATGAGAATACCCTTGCTTGCTGCTTCCTTTCTCAGCGGGCTAGTTCCTGTGTTGGTGAAGGCGTTTGTTCCTTCGGCAGCGGCGAGAAACGCGGTGATGAGTGTTGCGGCACAAAAGGCCCCCATGGTTCTGCTGTGCGACATGTCTGCGTTTCTTTAATACTCAACAATGAGCGAGATATCACCGTAGCCTCATCGTCAAGGTATTTATATGTCCTATAAGAGAACAGGCGACAACGTATCCAACGGCGTGGATACTCTGTGGATCGACGCTCCCCATGAATGGCATTACAGCCTGTAGGGTGAAAATACAAATGTTGGGCATTTGTACAAAAACGACTGCGCCCTCGGATTCAATGACCCACACATTTCTGCTTTGTATTAGGAGAGAGTCCCCAAGACTTCTAATGAGCCTAATGACTAATCTGTCGTATCCGTATACTCCCAGCTGTTCACATAGGTTTGCCTTATTGGTGTCTTGTTGCATTTTGCTGAACTGAAGCTATTTCCGGCGGCCTCTTTACGGTCCTTTTCCCACAAGTAGTGATCCTTACTATCAAAATAGAAATAGACTCTGTCAGTCAGAGTAACTAATAGTAGAGCGTTTAGTGGCTACTAGCAGCTATTAATTTATTctaaccgaccccttcgacgtagcagcttagtaagactaagccttagtctacggggtcgCGCTACgcgcgaccctgccatctcaatgaaaaatatcatctcaacgaTAAAAGCTTCAAATGTCATATCCTTTCTagaatttctattatttctcaaccacaaccatGCCGAATGACTATTATGAGATAGAAGTTCAAATTGAGAGGGCTCTGCGCGTATTACGGCGTCaagaaaagccaaatatctcaaAAACTGCGCGAGAGTTTAAAGTCCCAATGCAGAGGCTTCGACGCCGCTTCCTTGGGACTCCTTCACGGTGTGACAGGGCCCTAATAAATACAAAGCTTTCCACAGAGCAAGAGGCGGCTCTCataaagtatattaatatacttatCAAGCTAGATATTCCCCCGCGGCCGAAGGCAAtcagcaatgcagcaaatTCAATACTCTTTCGTGGACATACTGATCCGataacccccccccccttcaaTTAGCGTGCATTGGACGAAACGCTTCCTTGAACGCTATCCAGAATATCGAGTACGAAGGCAGAGAGCTATTGAATTAGAGTGGAAGCGGGCACACGACCCTATGGTGATTGAGATGTGGTTCCATAAcctgaaggtgttgatggaaCAGAATTGTATCCATCTACGAGACCTCTACCACTTTGATGAGACAGGCTTCCAGATTGGAATCGGTAAAGATCAATGGATAGTTACTAGAGAGTTCAAgaagccttctttctctcctagTAACACTAATTGAGAGTATATAACTGTTGTGGAAGCAATCAGCGCAGATGGCTACTTTATTCCACCCTTTATTATCTTCCCAGGGAAGTGCATCTTAGCGGGATGGTTTGATGTCTGTGATGAGCCAGATTATATAATTGGACTGTCAGATTCTGGC contains:
- a CDS encoding RTA1 domain-containing protein, with protein sequence MPDTGDSEEAFFAFYRYDPSMSAAVLFTLLFIGTTGYHAFQMFKTRTWFFIPFVIGGIFEIIGYIGRAMSSKETPDWTLGPYIVQTLFLLLAPALLAASVYVLLGRIILLLQAESHALLGRKWLTKIFVTGDVLSFLLQGAGGGIQSSGNLDNLKNGERIIVVGLFVQIFFFASHFYWKIKKYPIPRSCTPEIPWGKHLHVLYLTSFLIMIRSVFRLAEYLQGNNGYLLHHEIYLYIFDALLMFITMVTFNVVHPCEVGRLLRSTVNYELTHRPETCANKPYASSLVR
- a CDS encoding endo-1,4-beta-xylanase, which translates into the protein MSHSRTMGAFCAATLITAFLAAAEGTNAFTNTGTSPLRKEAASKGILIGSGAINQTYLDNPQFATILAEQFQSLSPENEMKWPFIHPTPGHYNWDTIDRLVGFAENNDMVVKGHGLISSCCNPDYLLNITNPKLFRAAMVDHFRRSCTDTLASGLQTNGFYNVLGPDYIGEAFRIARTVCPGAKLFINENLVESRPGKRQELYDLVSRLVAKDIPIDVHSYKALVLEVSIAEMDVHTLNTTLHTDIYSAVITEALDARITDISFWGFTDKYAYTWLEGAKPLMFDEYYNPKGAFYATHTALTSLDNEP